A window of Microbacterium luteolum contains these coding sequences:
- a CDS encoding DUF4870 domain-containing protein, which yields MSGQDPQGPGEFAPPPPPAPPAPPAAPAQMPVPPAPVYGAPAQPAQAYPAPGAPAGYPAPAYPAYPAAVPPRGLLPWVLGFLIVIPFPFAGGLASGIAMAVSGGSSLRAGGTARENARAARNWGLTYLMVSTLLLILHFVLLFVLTSQSPTTGFYPLGIPITVYFALSLAHLVIVIIGTVRASSGKVMRVPFAIPFLRA from the coding sequence ATGAGCGGACAGGATCCCCAGGGTCCGGGTGAGTTCGCGCCGCCTCCGCCTCCTGCTCCTCCTGCGCCGCCGGCCGCCCCGGCTCAGATGCCGGTGCCACCCGCGCCGGTCTACGGTGCGCCTGCTCAGCCCGCACAGGCCTATCCCGCACCGGGTGCGCCCGCGGGGTACCCCGCCCCGGCGTACCCCGCCTACCCGGCGGCGGTTCCGCCCCGTGGCCTGCTGCCCTGGGTGCTCGGGTTCCTGATCGTCATCCCGTTCCCGTTCGCCGGCGGTCTCGCCTCCGGAATCGCGATGGCGGTGAGCGGCGGATCGTCTCTCCGCGCCGGCGGCACGGCGCGCGAGAACGCGCGGGCGGCACGGAACTGGGGACTCACCTACCTGATGGTGTCCACGCTCCTGCTCATCCTGCACTTCGTGCTGCTGTTCGTCCTCACGTCGCAGTCGCCGACGACGGGCTTCTACCCGCTCGGCATCCCGATCACCGTGTACTTCGCGCTGTCGCTCGCGCACCTGGTGATCGTGATCATCGGCACCGTGCGGGCGTCTTCGGGCAAGGTCATGCGGGTGCCGTTCGCGATCCCCTTCCTCCGCGCCTGA
- a CDS encoding general stress protein, giving the protein MSMLNRPVNGTETGEMVASTRDYESAQKTVSKLIAGEVPARDIAIVGQSVRTIERVTGKLGYAAAARSGAINGVLLGLFLSAILVLGNPEVPIQLFVGFVFIGVAVGMLLSLVTYAIVRRRRDFASVTQFAADHYEVTVLPTSLSKARQVLGSAHVAPVRPPVNLDEPPRYGERIPAGAPVPAPEPSPEPVIPPRPADPVPQPEGTTPEPPAPGPVDEPGVATDVEGPQDGAR; this is encoded by the coding sequence ATGAGCATGCTGAACCGTCCTGTGAACGGTACCGAGACCGGCGAGATGGTCGCGTCGACGCGCGACTACGAGAGCGCGCAGAAGACGGTGTCGAAGCTGATCGCGGGGGAGGTGCCCGCGCGGGACATCGCCATCGTCGGGCAGAGCGTGCGCACCATCGAGAGAGTCACCGGGAAGCTCGGCTACGCCGCGGCCGCCCGCTCCGGCGCGATCAACGGAGTGCTGCTCGGACTGTTCCTCTCCGCGATCCTCGTGCTCGGCAACCCCGAGGTGCCGATCCAGCTGTTCGTCGGCTTCGTCTTCATCGGCGTGGCCGTGGGGATGCTGCTGAGCCTCGTGACCTATGCGATCGTGCGCCGTCGCCGCGACTTCGCGAGCGTCACCCAGTTCGCCGCCGACCACTACGAGGTCACCGTGCTGCCCACGTCGCTGTCCAAGGCCCGTCAGGTGCTCGGGTCTGCGCATGTCGCCCCGGTCAGGCCGCCGGTGAACCTCGACGAGCCGCCCCGGTACGGCGAGCGGATCCCCGCGGGTGCACCGGTGCCGGCGCCGGAGCCGTCGCCGGAGCCCGTGATCCCGCCACGCCCGGCCGATCCCGTTCCGCAGCCCGAGGGAACCACTCCCGAGCCGCCCGCGCCGGGTCCGGTCGATGAGCCCGGTGTCGCCACCGACGTCGAGGGCCCGCAGGACGGCGCTCGATGA
- a CDS encoding magnesium transporter MgtE N-terminal domain-containing protein — MSTQRVFAARLAGCAVFDPQGDRLGKVRDVVIVYRSTAAPRVIGLVVEIPGRRQVFLSIGRVTSIRAGQVITTGLINVRRFSPRAGEVRILAEMLGRRMTFADGSGTAVIEDVAIEPNRLGEWAVSQLFLRRPKTSASPFAKGPTTFAAWSEVAEKVAPGESQSAEQLVASYAELHAADLANTLLDLPQKRMIEVAEELSDDRLADALEEMPEDDQVHILDWLGDERAADILDQMEPDDAADLLAQLPPKRLEQLLELMEPEEAEDVRMLLRYGPDTAGGLMTPEPIILSADATVAEALALIRRHELHPALASAVFVTLPPFETPTGRLLGMVHFQRMLRYPPHERLGGIMDDSLEPVPANASAAEVARLLASYDLVSLPVVDAARRLVGAVSIDDVLDYLLPDDWRSHDSDETATPAKEVR; from the coding sequence GTGAGCACACAAAGGGTTTTCGCCGCGCGCCTGGCAGGTTGCGCCGTCTTCGACCCCCAGGGCGATCGGCTCGGCAAAGTCCGCGACGTCGTCATCGTGTACCGAAGTACCGCCGCTCCCCGCGTCATCGGACTGGTGGTCGAGATCCCCGGCCGCCGACAGGTCTTCCTGTCGATCGGGCGGGTCACGTCGATCCGCGCCGGCCAGGTCATCACCACCGGCCTCATCAACGTGCGACGGTTCTCGCCCCGCGCCGGTGAAGTGCGCATCCTCGCGGAGATGCTCGGGCGACGGATGACGTTCGCCGACGGCAGCGGCACAGCCGTCATCGAAGACGTCGCGATCGAGCCGAACCGCCTCGGCGAGTGGGCCGTGAGCCAACTCTTCCTCCGCCGCCCGAAGACCAGCGCCTCGCCGTTCGCCAAGGGCCCGACGACCTTCGCCGCGTGGAGCGAGGTCGCCGAGAAGGTCGCACCCGGCGAGTCGCAGTCCGCCGAGCAGCTGGTCGCGTCGTATGCCGAGCTGCACGCCGCCGACCTCGCCAACACCCTCTTGGATCTGCCGCAGAAGCGCATGATCGAGGTCGCCGAAGAGCTCTCCGACGACCGGCTCGCCGATGCCCTGGAAGAGATGCCCGAAGACGATCAGGTGCACATCCTCGATTGGCTGGGCGACGAGCGCGCCGCGGACATCCTCGACCAGATGGAACCGGACGACGCCGCCGATCTCCTGGCCCAGCTGCCTCCCAAGCGGCTCGAGCAGCTGCTCGAGCTGATGGAGCCGGAAGAGGCCGAAGACGTCAGGATGCTGTTGCGCTACGGCCCGGACACCGCCGGTGGTCTGATGACTCCGGAGCCCATCATCCTCTCGGCGGATGCCACGGTGGCCGAGGCACTCGCGCTGATCCGTCGCCATGAGCTGCACCCTGCCCTCGCGTCTGCGGTGTTCGTCACGCTTCCGCCGTTCGAGACGCCGACCGGTCGCCTGCTCGGCATGGTGCACTTCCAACGGATGCTGCGCTACCCGCCGCACGAACGTCTCGGCGGGATCATGGACGACAGTCTCGAGCCCGTGCCCGCGAACGCGTCCGCCGCCGAGGTCGCGCGTCTCCTGGCGAGCTACGACCTCGTCTCGCTTCCCGTCGTGGATGCCGCGCGTCGCCTCGTCGGCGCGGTCAGCATCGATGATGTGCTCGACTACCTGTTGCCGGACGACTGGCGCTCGCATGACAGCGACGAGACTGCGACGCCCGCGAAGGAGGTGCGCTGA
- a CDS encoding DUF1003 domain-containing protein → MARSPRLDAPLGRGTTRARPTSRDRFGRFTEWVARAMGTPAFLLMLTLFCVAWILWNTLTPDHLRFDDAALGFTALTLMLSLQASYAAPLILLAQNRQDDRDRVQIEQDRQRAERNLADTEYLAREIVALRMALEERNTQLVTRDVLRNELKALLAELDPADEKHGEKLGAEKHTGGAAS, encoded by the coding sequence ATGGCACGTTCTCCGCGCCTCGACGCGCCCCTCGGCCGGGGCACCACGCGCGCACGCCCCACCTCGCGCGACCGCTTCGGGCGGTTCACCGAATGGGTCGCCCGGGCGATGGGGACCCCCGCGTTCCTGCTGATGCTCACGCTGTTCTGCGTGGCCTGGATCCTCTGGAACACGCTGACGCCCGATCATCTGCGATTCGACGATGCGGCTCTGGGCTTCACCGCGCTCACCCTCATGCTCTCGCTGCAGGCCTCGTACGCCGCTCCCCTGATCCTGCTCGCGCAGAACCGCCAGGACGACCGCGACCGGGTGCAGATCGAGCAGGACCGTCAGCGCGCGGAACGCAACCTCGCCGACACCGAGTACCTCGCCCGTGAGATCGTCGCGCTGCGGATGGCGCTCGAGGAGCGCAACACGCAGCTCGTCACCCGCGATGTGCTGCGGAACGAGCTGAAGGCTCTGCTCGCGGAGCTCGACCCCGCAGATGAGAAGCACGGCGAGAAGCTCGGCGCCGAGAAGCACACCGGCGGCGCCGCCTCATGA
- a CDS encoding Mrp/NBP35 family ATP-binding protein has product MTAVDRVRAAVAAVTDPELRRPIGDLDMVREIEVDGDLARVGIVLTIVGCPAASRIESDVRQAAASVPGITAVEVAVGVMTPAERKALTEKLREGRPARQMPFGPESLTRVILVSSGKGGVGKSTVTANLAVALADQGLSVGLVDADVHGFSIPGLLGIPAGTQPTRIDDLMLPPVAHGVKTISIGMFLRDGEAVVAWRGPMLHRTVSQFLTDVFFGDLDILLIDMPPGTGDIAISIGQLLPHAEVLVVTTPQAAASDVAIRSGLVARQTGQRVIGVVENMAAYTLPDGTVVDLFGSGGGEAVAAALSDGGDAVALLASIPLSPALREGGDVGIPIVTTGSTDAAATTIRALARSLAGQGRGLSGRSLPVSIG; this is encoded by the coding sequence ATGACAGCGGTCGACAGAGTCCGCGCCGCCGTGGCCGCGGTCACGGATCCGGAGCTGCGCCGTCCGATCGGCGACCTCGACATGGTGCGCGAGATCGAGGTGGACGGCGATCTGGCGCGGGTCGGGATCGTGCTCACGATCGTCGGCTGTCCCGCGGCGTCGCGCATCGAGTCGGATGTGCGACAGGCGGCGGCATCCGTTCCCGGCATCACCGCCGTCGAGGTCGCGGTCGGCGTGATGACGCCCGCCGAGCGCAAGGCGCTGACCGAGAAGCTCCGCGAGGGACGGCCGGCGAGGCAGATGCCGTTCGGCCCCGAGTCGCTCACCCGGGTCATCCTCGTCTCCAGCGGCAAGGGCGGGGTGGGCAAGTCGACGGTCACCGCGAACCTCGCCGTCGCCCTCGCCGACCAGGGACTGTCCGTCGGACTCGTGGATGCCGACGTGCACGGATTCTCGATCCCCGGCCTGCTCGGCATCCCCGCGGGGACCCAGCCCACGCGCATCGACGATCTCATGCTGCCGCCGGTCGCGCACGGCGTGAAGACGATCTCGATCGGCATGTTCCTCCGCGACGGGGAGGCCGTGGTCGCCTGGCGAGGACCGATGCTGCACCGGACGGTCTCGCAGTTCCTCACCGACGTCTTCTTCGGCGATCTCGACATCCTCCTGATCGACATGCCCCCGGGCACGGGCGACATCGCGATCTCGATCGGGCAGCTGCTGCCGCACGCCGAGGTGCTCGTGGTCACGACGCCGCAGGCCGCGGCATCCGACGTCGCCATCCGCAGCGGCCTCGTGGCCCGGCAGACCGGGCAGCGCGTGATCGGGGTCGTCGAGAACATGGCCGCGTACACCCTCCCCGACGGTACCGTCGTCGATCTGTTCGGCTCCGGCGGCGGCGAGGCCGTGGCCGCGGCGCTGTCGGACGGCGGCGACGCCGTGGCACTGCTGGCCTCGATCCCGCTGAGCCCGGCGCTCCGCGAGGGCGGCGACGTCGGCATCCCGATCGTCACCACGGGATCGACGGATGCCGCCGCCACCACGATCCGTGCCCTGGCACGCTCCCTCGCCGGTCAGGGCCGCGGTCTCTCCGGACGATCCCTGCCGGTGTCGATCGGCTGA
- a CDS encoding YcxB family protein, with protein MPPRSLTIDQSLLRRMARDAAVYSLTRPVAIVMWVALAAALGISILNLSGRVAAGQDNDGLAAWMPPLVIALAVVAIIMSISSARHAVRAAMPPATVVWVSLEEEELQVGSGDRRSTIAYSTFQSIRVGTDAVLLKVRDASVATAIPRALLSDDDLAALRAKIA; from the coding sequence ATGCCCCCTCGCTCCCTCACGATCGATCAGAGCCTGCTCCGACGGATGGCGCGCGATGCGGCTGTCTACTCGCTCACACGCCCGGTCGCGATCGTCATGTGGGTCGCGCTGGCAGCCGCCCTCGGGATCAGCATCCTGAACCTGTCGGGACGGGTCGCCGCCGGCCAGGACAACGACGGTCTCGCGGCGTGGATGCCGCCGCTGGTCATCGCCCTCGCCGTCGTCGCGATCATCATGTCCATCTCGAGCGCCCGTCACGCAGTGCGCGCCGCCATGCCGCCGGCGACCGTCGTGTGGGTATCGCTGGAGGAGGAGGAGCTGCAGGTGGGTAGCGGCGATCGCCGTTCGACCATCGCCTACAGCACGTTCCAGAGCATCAGGGTGGGCACCGATGCCGTGCTGCTGAAGGTGCGCGACGCGTCGGTCGCGACGGCCATCCCCCGCGCGCTGCTGAGCGACGACGACCTCGCCGCCCTGCGCGCGAAGATCGCCTAG
- a CDS encoding twin-arginine translocase TatA/TatE family subunit, with protein sequence MTFGLTFEKLLLIGLIAVLIIGPERLPRAAEGFSRMVRKVGEYVRDTKSKMRQEMGPELDDVDWRKLDPRQYDPRRIIRDALLEEPQPAAATKARATIAEPVAPRAPQEFSAENRPPYDPEST encoded by the coding sequence ATGACGTTCGGGCTCACTTTCGAGAAGCTGCTGCTGATCGGCCTCATCGCGGTCCTCATCATCGGTCCGGAACGTCTTCCGCGGGCTGCTGAGGGATTCTCGCGCATGGTCCGCAAGGTCGGCGAGTACGTGCGCGACACGAAGTCGAAGATGCGCCAGGAGATGGGCCCCGAGCTCGATGACGTCGACTGGCGCAAGCTCGATCCGCGGCAGTACGACCCGCGCCGCATCATCCGCGATGCGCTGCTGGAGGAGCCGCAGCCCGCTGCCGCGACGAAGGCGCGAGCCACCATCGCCGAGCCCGTGGCGCCGCGCGCCCCGCAGGAGTTCAGCGCCGAGAACCGGCCGCCGTACGACCCCGAATCCACGTGA
- a CDS encoding O-methyltransferase codes for MSEHEANARFLRESIIEPDAIARARAHAVELGAAPVSAVVGSQLAVIAAATAARSIVEIGTGAGVSGLWLLRGAPQAVLTSIDNEPEHLAAARQAFSDAKVPSTKARFITGRASDVLPRMNEASYDIVLVDADPENVIEYVEHGLRLVRAGGIVLVPRVLGGGRVADPVQRDEVTAAYRSLVQETQESSAVLATVSPAGEGLLQLVSLADRS; via the coding sequence ATGAGCGAGCACGAAGCGAACGCGCGTTTCCTTCGCGAGTCCATCATCGAGCCGGATGCCATCGCGCGCGCCCGAGCCCATGCCGTCGAGCTGGGAGCGGCGCCCGTCAGCGCCGTCGTCGGGTCGCAGCTCGCCGTGATCGCCGCCGCGACCGCCGCGCGATCGATCGTCGAGATCGGTACCGGCGCCGGCGTCTCAGGACTGTGGCTGCTGCGCGGAGCACCCCAGGCCGTGCTGACCTCGATCGACAACGAGCCGGAGCATCTCGCCGCGGCCCGTCAGGCCTTCTCCGATGCGAAGGTCCCCTCGACGAAGGCCCGTTTCATCACCGGACGCGCCTCCGACGTGCTCCCCCGCATGAATGAGGCCTCCTACGACATCGTGCTCGTCGACGCCGACCCCGAGAACGTGATCGAGTACGTCGAGCACGGTCTGCGGCTCGTCCGCGCCGGAGGCATCGTGCTCGTTCCCCGCGTGCTCGGTGGCGGCCGTGTGGCCGACCCGGTGCAGCGCGACGAGGTCACCGCCGCGTACCGCTCGCTCGTGCAGGAGACGCAGGAGTCGTCGGCCGTTCTCGCGACCGTCTCCCCCGCGGGCGAAGGCCTCCTTCAGCTCGTCAGCCTCGCCGACCGCAGCTGA